Part of the Brevibacillus brevis genome is shown below.
TGCATAACTTATTTTTCCTCCACACCCGTGACAAACGCCCATACCTCTTCTCCGCTTTTGACATAGCATGTGTATTGAAACTAGGGTAGGAGGTGTTAGCAAGTGGGTATCTTTAACGGTTTCGATGACTTCGCGCTGATCTTGGTTCTCTTCATCCTTCTCGTGATCGTTGGTTGTGACTGCAACTAATACTCCCGCTGCGATCCAGCCTATCTAAACGGAAAGCCTGTTTCCAACAAGCATTCCTTGCTTTCCGCACAAAAATCCGTGAACTTTGGCGATTGCGCCCTCGCTTCGCCATGAATTGTCATAGCGCATCACTCGATCCTTCCGGGAGAACACGTCACGATTGTAAAAATCAGAAACTCAGCCGAAGGTATAGTCCTCAGGAGCGGAGATCTGGTGGCAGAACGTCACTACTCGCTCCGGAATTAGAAAACCTGGCTACGCCATGCCTTTTGGCGGAGCTGCGGTTGCCCTTATACTGGATAGGAATTTTATAAATTCCTATCTGTATGAAAAAAGGATGCAGCCCTATGCAGGCTCATCCTTTTTGTTTGCTCCAGACGGATTCTTCGTGTTCCCGCGGCTCGAGCTATTTCGCCCCCGTCGTAAAAGTGGAACGCTGCGCCGGGTTTGGATTCCCTGCCGTATCGCGCAAAAGACCTGGCAAAACCTCGATCTGATACGTTTTGTACGGCAGCCATTTCCCTTTCGGCTTTACCGTCAGCATCCGTTTGCTCTTGTTCCACGTAATGGTATGAGCGATGCTGGCGCCTGCTTCGTCGGTCAGTCGGACAAGCGGCCCAGCCGTCTTGCTCGACAGCGTCCCGCCGCTCGACAGCAACACTTCCTCCGAAAATTGGAGTGTCACTTTATCTTGAAGCTTGACTTGTTTTGCCCCGTGCCCCGGAAGAATCGTGGCCAATGGCGCAATTTTATCCACAGGCTTTTTTGTGGAAAACACACTTGTCACTTCGGGATTGACTTGTCCACGCTCGTTCTTCAGCTTTTTCGCCGGCAACGTCACTTTGAAGGTCTGACCGGCTTCCAAATTTCCTACCGGGTCGATCGTGACCGTTCGGCTCGCCTTGTTCCAACTGACCGTGAACGGCACACGCTTTTTCTTGCTGTCCGTCAACTGAATCATGGATGTCCAAGACGAATTGGCAGGCTCCTTGTTGTTCATCAAGCGAACGGGCCCAGAAAACGAAAGCGTCACGAGCGTATCCGGAGCAACCTCCCCCGCTTTGTCGGCCGGCGACAGCTTGATTCCCCATGCGGATCCCTCCGCTGCCATCGTCGGCCTTGCCATAAACACCAGCAATACTACCATACCGAGTGCTTGCAGCCAGCTGTTTGTCCGTCTCTTCATCGAATCCCCCCATCTGAACGGCAGGAAGCTGTTCCCACATCGAACAGCCTCCTCTCACCGTTTATGGGCATTGTAAAAAAAGACAATGGGGGGTTTCAAAAATATTCTTTCTTATTCCTGCTCTTCCCCATGGCTCAGGATCTTTTTCAGCTTTCGTTCAAACTCCAGACGCGGGAGCATCACGCTATGGTCGCATCCGGTGCATTTGATCCGTATGTCCATCCCCATGCGGATCACCTTCCAGGCGTTTGTCCCGCACGGATGCGGCTTTTTCATTTGAACGACATCCCCCAACCCAAACTGTTTCCGTTCCATTCTGGTTTTCTCCTTTCTCTACGCTTGCCCTTGCATTTGTCCCTGGCCTTTTCCCTGCATGGCGACAATTTTCGGGTACGGAATTTGAATGCCTCGTTTCGTAAACTCCGTCCGGATCATCGCCCGCAGATTCCGATTCACGCCGTGATGTGTATTTGGCCTGCACTCTGCTGTTACCCTCATCGTCACTTCCGACGGACCCAATGCCTGCACACCGAGGATCTGCGGCTCAGCCACGATGTCTGTCAGCTCGCTTTGGGCCATCCGCAGCACTTCCCGAAGCACGTCCTCTACCTGCTTCAGATCCTCCTCATAGGCTACGGAAACATCTACAACCGCCAGCGTATTTTGCAAAGAGAAGTTGGTCACCTGCGTAATCGTACCATTGGGAAAAATGTGTACCTCTCCCGTCCAACTGCGGATGCGCGTGATCCGCAGGCCAATTTCCTGAACCGTACCGGTCATGTTGTTGATCGTCACAAAGTCGCCGACAGCGAACTGATCCTCGAATATGATGAAAAATCCGGTAATCACATCGCGCACCAGGCTCTGCGCTCCAAAGCCGACTGCCAGACCCAGCACCCCCGCGCTGACCAGGACCGGTTTCAAGTCGATCCCCAGCTGCTGCAGCACCATGAGAATCGCCAGGAAATACAGCGTGTACCGAACGACGTTGTTGACCAGCACACGCATCGTATCGACGCGGCGCTGATCCATCTGCAGCTTGCTCCCTCTCCGGTGCTGAAATACTTGGGTGACCCCTGCCTGGACTACTGATACCACAATTCGCGAAACTACGATGATCGCGATAATTTTTAACGCAATCACTCCGATATTCATCCACATGTCGGCGTTCGTTACGTCATTGTAAATTTGTTCATAAAGTGATGAAAAAAAGCCTCCGTCTTTCATTCTTCCTGCTCCTTTCTGTTCCCTTTCTCGTCGATTTCCGCATAGCAGTCGGAAAATCGGCGAAAATAGCCGCGAATCATCACTTGCTGTTCGTCCATGATCGTCTTGGCCTGTGAATAATCAGGCAGTGGAAACTCGATGGAAAGGGCACAGCCTGCCGTTATTTCTTTCGGAGTCGGGCGCGTATCAATCTCTATATCCGCATACTCCAGCAGCATTTCCGCACGCAAAGCTTGCTGGGTGGAATCAAATGCGATCAGTACCGTCTCTCCTCCCATTTTTCTCCCTCCTGCATCCTTCTGTGGATGGTTCCATACAAGCTTCTCTTATTGTACCTGTTCACTTATTCTCTTGCCAGCTTCGCAGATTTTTCAAAACCTACGTAACCTTCCCATTAGCTGGTATAAAAATGACGTTTCGGTACTATACTGTGAATACTCTTCAAATCTTTTGATTGATGATCGCGAGAGTGGGGGTAGCCATGAATACATTTGACAATCGCAAGGATAGTTTCTTGCCACCGTTTAAAGTGGAATATCGCAGTGAAAATGCAGATGAACACCTGGCTCTTCACCTTGCTCATCGCTTTCGCCTAAAGCCGTTTGAAGACGAAATCGTTCTGGTGTGCATTGGGACAGACCGTTCAACCGGCGATGCCCTGGGCCCTCTGGTGGGCAGCAAGCTGCAGGCTCATACCTCCCGAATGCTTCAAGTGTACGGGACTTTGGACGATCCTGTCCATGCCATGAACCTGAAGGAAAAGCTGGAATTCATCCAGACCCGCCATCCCAAGTCTACGGTCATCGCCGTCGACGCCTGTTTGGGCCAGTTCAGCCATGTGGGCAATATCAATGTGATCAACGGGCCGCTAAAGCCGGGAGCCGGCGTGAAAAAAGAGCTTCCGCCCGTCGGTACCTTTCACATCACCGGCATTGTCAACGTCGGCGGCTTCATGGAGTACTTTGTGCTCCAAAATACTCGTCTGGCCGTCGTCATGCGCATGGCGGAGATCATCGCTTCCGGATTGTCGAAAGCCGTTTCGTTAGCCTCAGAGGAAAGCCGTCTGGGCAGTGTTTGAACTTATCTGCCCAGGTACGTGCCAACTCCTCGTTCCTATAGGTGAAAAGACTTGCTCTCCTCCCCCTCTGGGAGAACAAGTCTCTTTTTTTGTTCTTTGAAGATAACCACTCTGTTGATTGGCCTCCCTACCGAAGATCCAGGCACAACCGATACAGCTGCGGTTCAGCAGCCAGCCTTTCCTACGCACTACGCAGTACCAACCCGACTTACGCTGCACGTACGCTGCTTCCAAGCCCGAGACCGGGTCGGCTGCTCTTGTACCTGGATTGGTTCGTTACCTGGCCGACTTGTTTGTCAAAGGCTGCCTCGATCAGTTCAGCCTCGATTTGTCTCCCAAAAACGACAACAAATCGATCAGCCTTTCCCGTTTTTCCGACATCATTCGCTCGAACCTCGACACGTATTGTCCCGAAAAAATGCAAATAGTGCTCCTGCGAAATTTGTTTTCTCCTCTTTCTGGCGAATGGCTCGTCACACACTCTCTTTCTTCGTTTGCGATCGTGATGGACCGCTTTCTGTACAATTCTATCCTTTCACGACAACCACGCGATTTTCATCCTCTTTTTCTATCAGCTAAATAGGTGCTCTTTTCGCTTCCCCTTCCCGGATGTCTTCTTTTCCTGAAAAACGGCTCTTTGGCCCCTTACAATCCGCTTCTGCCTGCCCAATGTCTTTTTACCTATGCGATTCCTGTCGGCAATTGCCAGCCTGTTTATTCGAGCCGCACCCCCCGCCAATTTTGGTCGTGCAGCTCTTTCCACGACTAGCAGCCTTTTCTGGCAAAACCTTTTCTGGCACAATCTTTTTCACCTGCAACAATTTATCCAACGCTTCCTCTGTTCTGCCTGTACCCCTTGCTCCTTCGCTTCTCTGGCCCACGAATGATCTGTCGTTCTGCCGACTCTGTTGTCCATGAAACAATCAGTTGATCCTTTGCTTACGTACCTCGCTGCGTTAAGAGCCTGCTATCCCCATGCCGATTTTATCGCTTCCTCACTGCCGTTCCAACCGTTGACGTTTTGCCTACTGCCAGCAGCACGCAGCACATCCCTGATGCCTTGACGTTTTGCTTATTACTAGCTGCAGCTCCAGACGTTTTGCTTACTACCACAGAACGCCTCTCATTCTCCGACATTTTGCTTACTACAGGCAACACTCCTCTCAGCCCCTGGCGAAATCTTGTTTCGATGCCTTCCCTCAAGCCGGGCTTTTCCTTTCCTACCGCGATTGCCAAGCACATACCGAGCTCCCTCATCATAAAAAAGACTCTTCCCCTAGGAAGAGTCTCGACGTTCCTTATGAAAACAGCTTGCCCAGCCACTCGGTGACGGGAACGCCCAAAGCAGCGATCACCAGAGCAGGCAGCATGTTGGCTACATTGATCTTTTTGAGCTCCAGAACATTGATTCCGATCGCAATAATCATCAGGCCACCGACTGCCGTTACCTCCACCAGGATCGCGTCAAGCATGCTTTGGCTGACCACATTGTAAATTTGTGTGGACAGCAAAGCAATTAGCCCTTGGTACAGAAACACGGGAATTGCTGAAAACAGCACGCCGATCCCCAACGTGGAAGAAAAGATAATGGCGGAAAAGCCGTCCAATAAAGCCTTGGTGAACAAAATATCGTGGTTGTTGCGAAGCCCGCTATCCATGGATCCCAAGACACCCATGGCACCAATGCAGTAGACCAGCGTCGTCGTGACAAATCCGGTAGCAATGCCGCCCTGTTTGCTGCCTCCCACTTTTTTCTCCAGCCATTGACCGAGGCGATTCAGCCCTTTCTCGATCCCGATCACTTCCCCGATGATTGAGCCCACTACGATACTGATGATCACCAGCAAAAAGTTGTCGGACCCCAAGCCCATTTTGATCCCCAGGAGGATGACAGCCAGTCCGATTCCTTGCATGACGGTTTTGCGAACCGATTCGGGAATCCGGCTCAGCAGTCTGCCCAGCAAGGCTCCTGCGATGATGGCTAGCGCATTAACCAGGGTGCCCAGCAAAATCATGTGTAAGTTTCCTCCTACGACTCCTTACTCAAATGCAGCAGCGATCTCCTGTACTGCTTGAATAAGCGTTTCTACGTCCGCCTCCGTATTGAAAATACCGTAGCTGACCCGCACGGCTCCTCGCGCTTCCGTACCTGCGGTTTGATGGCCGAGCGGTGTGCAGTGATATCCCGACCGAGTAGCAATTCCGTACTGTTGATCAAGAATAAAGGAAACCTCCGATGCGTCAACCCCAGCGATGTTGAACGAAACCACTCCGACCCGCTCAATGTCCACCCCTGGTCCATACACCTCTACCCCAGAAATTTTTTCAAGGGCGGTGATTGTCCTTTTGACCAGCTCCCACTCGTGTCGACGGATGTTGTCCACGCCCTTTTCCATGACGTACGTGACTCCCGCCAGCAAGCCCGCCAATCCAACCGTGTTGGCAGTCCCACTCTCGTACCGATCCGGCCTGGTCGTTGGCTGGTCTACCGCTTCCGATTGACTTCCCGTCCCACCGTGAATCAACGGTACGAGATCAATATCGTCCCGTACATATAGGGCGCCCGTTCCCTGCGGTCCGTACAATCCCTTGTGACCAGGGAAAGCGAGCATGTCGATGTTCATTTCTTCCACGTGGATCGGCAATACCCCTGCCGACTGAGAGGCATCGACCAAAAACGCGATCCCGTGCTGCTTGGCCATAGCTCCCAAGTCGGCAAC
Proteins encoded:
- a CDS encoding YjcZ family sporulation protein, with the protein product MGIFNGFDDFALILVLFILLVIVGCDCN
- a CDS encoding mechanosensitive ion channel family protein, with product MKDGGFFSSLYEQIYNDVTNADMWMNIGVIALKIIAIIVVSRIVVSVVQAGVTQVFQHRRGSKLQMDQRRVDTMRVLVNNVVRYTLYFLAILMVLQQLGIDLKPVLVSAGVLGLAVGFGAQSLVRDVITGFFIIFEDQFAVGDFVTINNMTGTVQEIGLRITRIRSWTGEVHIFPNGTITQVTNFSLQNTLAVVDVSVAYEEDLKQVEDVLREVLRMAQSELTDIVAEPQILGVQALGPSEVTMRVTAECRPNTHHGVNRNLRAMIRTEFTKRGIQIPYPKIVAMQGKGQGQMQGQA
- a CDS encoding DUF554 domain-containing protein, which codes for MILLGTLVNALAIIAGALLGRLLSRIPESVRKTVMQGIGLAVILLGIKMGLGSDNFLLVIISIVVGSIIGEVIGIEKGLNRLGQWLEKKVGGSKQGGIATGFVTTTLVYCIGAMGVLGSMDSGLRNNHDILFTKALLDGFSAIIFSSTLGIGVLFSAIPVFLYQGLIALLSTQIYNVVSQSMLDAILVEVTAVGGLMIIAIGINVLELKKINVANMLPALVIAALGVPVTEWLGKLFS
- a CDS encoding aminotransferase class V-fold PLP-dependent enzyme, coding for MAIIYLDNAASTWPKPPNVKEMMAEVIDDFAANPGRGGHALAMKASKTVFRARVQLSRLFGIQNPNNLFFYMNATQALNQAIKGFLKPGDHVISSSIEHNSVRRPLEYMHRTSGVDVTYVGPRENHLFDLEDFEKAIKPNTRLLVVSHASNLTGVILPVADLGAMAKQHGIAFLVDASQSAGVLPIHVEEMNIDMLAFPGHKGLYGPQGTGALYVRDDIDLVPLIHGGTGSQSEAVDQPTTRPDRYESGTANTVGLAGLLAGVTYVMEKGVDNIRRHEWELVKRTITALEKISGVEVYGPGVDIERVGVVSFNIAGVDASEVSFILDQQYGIATRSGYHCTPLGHQTAGTEARGAVRVSYGIFNTEADVETLIQAVQEIAAAFE
- a CDS encoding DUF3343 domain-containing protein is translated as MGGETVLIAFDSTQQALRAEMLLEYADIEIDTRPTPKEITAGCALSIEFPLPDYSQAKTIMDEQQVMIRGYFRRFSDCYAEIDEKGNRKEQEE
- a CDS encoding DUF951 domain-containing protein, producing MERKQFGLGDVVQMKKPHPCGTNAWKVIRMGMDIRIKCTGCDHSVMLPRLEFERKLKKILSHGEEQE
- the yyaC gene encoding spore protease YyaC encodes the protein MNTFDNRKDSFLPPFKVEYRSENADEHLALHLAHRFRLKPFEDEIVLVCIGTDRSTGDALGPLVGSKLQAHTSRMLQVYGTLDDPVHAMNLKEKLEFIQTRHPKSTVIAVDACLGQFSHVGNINVINGPLKPGAGVKKELPPVGTFHITGIVNVGGFMEYFVLQNTRLAVVMRMAEIIASGLSKAVSLASEESRLGSV
- a CDS encoding Ig-like domain-containing protein, which codes for MKRRTNSWLQALGMVVLLVFMARPTMAAEGSAWGIKLSPADKAGEVAPDTLVTLSFSGPVRLMNNKEPANSSWTSMIQLTDSKKKRVPFTVSWNKASRTVTIDPVGNLEAGQTFKVTLPAKKLKNERGQVNPEVTSVFSTKKPVDKIAPLATILPGHGAKQVKLQDKVTLQFSEEVLLSSGGTLSSKTAGPLVRLTDEAGASIAHTITWNKSKRMLTVKPKGKWLPYKTYQIEVLPGLLRDTAGNPNPAQRSTFTTGAK